One stretch of Pseudoramibacter sp. DNA includes these proteins:
- the trpD gene encoding anthranilate phosphoribosyltransferase, giving the protein MIKEAIIKIVNKEDLTYDEACTVMNEIMSGETTPTQNAAFLAALSTKSTRAETIEEISGCAAAMREHATAVQFDEPVLEIVGTGGDNAQSFNISTTAAIIAAAGGVKVAKHGNRAASSKCGTADCLEALGVNIEQDPDKVKEMIAKANMCFFFAQKYHKSMKYVGPIRKELGFRTVFNILGPLTNPCRPDMQLLGVYDDYLVEPLAKVMTNLGVKRGMVVYGTDRLDEISISAPTHICEFKDGWYRSTTIAPEDFGLKRGTKADIKGGDPAENAAILRSILAGKEKGAKRDAAVLNAGAALTIAQKADTLADGVKQAEALIDSGKASAQLDLIVKTSQV; this is encoded by the coding sequence ATGATTAAAGAAGCCATTATTAAAATTGTCAACAAAGAAGATTTAACCTACGACGAAGCCTGCACCGTCATGAACGAAATCATGAGCGGCGAAACCACGCCGACCCAGAACGCGGCGTTTTTGGCGGCGCTGTCGACGAAGAGTACCCGGGCGGAAACCATCGAAGAAATCTCGGGCTGTGCGGCAGCCATGCGGGAACACGCGACAGCGGTTCAATTTGATGAACCGGTGCTTGAAATCGTCGGCACCGGCGGGGACAACGCCCAGAGCTTTAACATCTCGACCACCGCGGCCATTATCGCCGCAGCAGGGGGCGTCAAGGTCGCCAAGCACGGCAACCGGGCAGCGTCCTCCAAATGCGGCACCGCGGACTGCCTCGAAGCCCTCGGCGTCAACATCGAACAGGACCCGGACAAGGTCAAAGAAATGATCGCAAAGGCGAACATGTGCTTCTTCTTCGCCCAGAAATACCATAAATCCATGAAGTACGTCGGGCCGATCAGAAAAGAACTGGGCTTCCGCACCGTGTTTAACATCTTGGGGCCCCTGACCAACCCGTGCCGCCCGGACATGCAGCTCCTCGGGGTGTACGACGACTATCTCGTGGAACCGCTCGCCAAGGTCATGACCAACCTCGGCGTCAAGCGGGGCATGGTGGTCTACGGCACCGACAGACTCGATGAAATCTCCATTTCCGCCCCGACCCACATCTGCGAATTTAAAGACGGGTGGTACCGGTCGACGACGATTGCGCCCGAAGACTTCGGCCTCAAGCGCGGGACCAAGGCCGACATCAAAGGGGGCGATCCCGCTGAAAACGCGGCGATCCTGAGAAGCATCCTGGCCGGAAAGGAAAAAGGCGCCAAACGGGATGCGGCGGTGCTCAACGCCGGCGCGGCCCTGACCATCGCCCAAAAGGCGGACACCCTCGCCGACGGGGTCAAACAGGCCGAAGCCCTCATCGATTCCGGAAAGGCCAGCGCTCAGCTCGACCTGATCGTCAAGACCAGCCAGGTGTGA
- the trpC gene encoding indole-3-glycerol phosphate synthase TrpC — MKNILDQLADYARVRVAEAKKQRSPEVLRDMADQLPAGDFAFEKALKKPGLSFICECKKASPSKGLIAPDFPYLDIAKDYETAGADAISCLTEPKWFLGQDAYLEEIVKNVKIPVLRKDFTVDDYMIDQAKVMGASAVLLIVAITEKADLKRYLGRCDALGLSAVVEAHDAAEIKTALGVGARIVGVNNRNLKDFSVNTDNSRALRDLVPEDVAFISESGVKTPEDVENIRAFGADAVLVGEALMRADDKTQALKALKGEAS, encoded by the coding sequence ATGAAAAATATCTTAGACCAGCTGGCCGATTACGCGAGGGTCCGGGTGGCTGAAGCCAAGAAACAAAGATCGCCGGAAGTCCTTCGGGACATGGCCGATCAGCTGCCTGCCGGGGACTTTGCCTTTGAAAAGGCCTTGAAAAAGCCGGGGCTGTCCTTCATCTGCGAGTGCAAGAAGGCCTCTCCGTCCAAAGGGCTCATCGCCCCGGACTTCCCGTATCTCGACATCGCCAAGGATTATGAGACAGCCGGTGCCGACGCGATCTCATGCCTGACCGAGCCCAAATGGTTCTTAGGCCAGGACGCCTATCTCGAAGAGATCGTGAAAAACGTAAAGATTCCGGTCCTTCGAAAAGATTTTACGGTCGATGATTACATGATCGACCAGGCGAAAGTCATGGGGGCCTCGGCGGTGCTCCTCATCGTCGCGATCACGGAAAAAGCCGATTTGAAGCGTTATCTCGGCCGGTGCGACGCCCTGGGCCTTTCGGCGGTGGTCGAAGCCCACGATGCAGCCGAAATTAAGACAGCCCTCGGCGTCGGCGCCCGGATCGTCGGGGTCAACAACCGGAACCTCAAAGATTTTTCGGTCAATACCGACAACAGCCGGGCCCTGCGGGATCTGGTGCCGGAGGACGTGGCCTTTATTTCGGAATCTGGCGTCAAAACGCCGGAAGACGTCGAAAATATCCGGGCCTTTGGCGCTGACGCCGTGCTCGTGGGGGAAGCCCTGATGCGGGCGGATGATAAGACCCAGGCTCTGAAGGCCCTCAAAGGGGAAGCTTCATGA
- a CDS encoding phosphoribosylanthranilate isomerase — MTTRIKLCGMMRDEDIAQINAVKPDMIGFIFAEKSRRYVSREKALRLKAQLAPGIRTVGVFVDAAPEAMAAYIKEGIADGIQLHGHETNQTIQALRALIPEGTPVLQAVAVRNAEDVKRAEASAADLILLDAKGGGSGETFNWELAKKVHRPYLLAGGLSNDNIAEALETLSPWGVDVSSGIETNGQKDGTKIRRFVDQVREYDHMKTTQKGNKL; from the coding sequence ATGACCACCCGAATCAAACTCTGCGGCATGATGCGGGATGAAGACATCGCGCAGATCAACGCCGTAAAGCCGGACATGATTGGCTTCATCTTCGCAGAAAAGAGCCGCCGGTACGTGAGCCGGGAAAAGGCCTTAAGACTTAAAGCGCAGCTTGCGCCGGGCATCCGGACTGTCGGCGTGTTCGTCGACGCGGCGCCTGAAGCCATGGCCGCCTATATTAAAGAAGGCATTGCCGACGGCATTCAGCTCCACGGTCATGAGACGAATCAAACGATTCAAGCACTCAGGGCTCTGATTCCCGAAGGCACACCGGTTCTCCAGGCCGTCGCCGTGAGAAACGCAGAAGATGTGAAGCGGGCCGAAGCCAGCGCCGCCGACCTCATCCTCCTCGACGCCAAGGGCGGCGGCAGCGGCGAAACCTTCAACTGGGAACTTGCGAAAAAAGTCCACCGGCCCTATCTTTTGGCCGGAGGCCTCTCGAACGACAACATCGCAGAAGCTCTCGAGACCCTGTCGCCCTGGGGCGTCGACGTCAGCTCCGGCATTGAAACGAATGGCCAAAAAGACGGGACCAAGATCCGCCGCTTTGTGGATCAGGTCCGTGAGTACGATCACATGAAAACAACACAGAAAGGAAATAAACTATGA
- the trpB gene encoding tryptophan synthase subunit beta, producing the protein MTNPRGRFGIHGGQYIPETLMNAVIELEAAYDHYKDDPEFNAELNDLLVNYAGRPSILYEAKHMTEDLGGAKIYLKREDLNHTGAHKINNVLGQALLAKKMGKTRLIAETGAGQHGVATATVAALLGMECVIFMGIEDTKRQALNVYRMKLLGADVVPVTSGTGTLKDAVSEAMREWTGRIADTHYCLGSVMGPHPFPTIVRDFQAVISKEIKEQLMEKEGRLPDAVIACVGGGSNAIGSFYNFIDDPSVKLIGCEAAGRGIDTFETAATINTGRLGIFHGMKSYFCQDKYGQIAPVYSISAGLDYPGIGPEHAHLHDIGRAEYVPVTDEEAVQAFEYLSRIEGIIPAIESAHAVAYAMKIAPKMDKDQIIVITISGRGDKDVAAIARYRGEDLYD; encoded by the coding sequence ATGACCAATCCAAGGGGACGCTTTGGCATTCACGGGGGACAGTACATCCCGGAAACATTGATGAATGCCGTCATCGAACTTGAAGCTGCCTACGATCACTATAAAGATGATCCGGAATTCAACGCGGAACTCAACGACCTCCTCGTGAATTACGCGGGACGGCCTTCGATCTTGTACGAAGCCAAACACATGACCGAAGATTTAGGCGGCGCGAAAATTTATTTGAAGCGGGAAGACCTCAACCACACCGGGGCCCACAAAATCAACAACGTTCTGGGGCAGGCCCTTCTGGCGAAGAAAATGGGCAAGACCCGGCTCATCGCCGAAACCGGCGCCGGCCAGCACGGCGTCGCCACGGCGACCGTCGCGGCGCTTTTGGGTATGGAATGCGTCATCTTCATGGGCATTGAAGACACGAAGCGCCAGGCCTTAAACGTCTACCGGATGAAGCTCCTCGGCGCCGACGTGGTGCCGGTCACTTCGGGCACAGGGACGCTTAAAGACGCGGTGTCCGAAGCCATGCGGGAATGGACCGGGCGGATTGCCGACACCCATTACTGCCTGGGCTCGGTCATGGGGCCTCATCCGTTTCCGACCATCGTCCGGGATTTCCAGGCCGTGATCTCCAAAGAAATCAAGGAACAGCTCATGGAAAAAGAAGGGCGGCTGCCGGACGCGGTCATCGCCTGCGTCGGCGGCGGCTCCAACGCCATCGGCTCCTTCTACAATTTCATCGACGACCCGTCCGTGAAGCTCATTGGCTGCGAAGCGGCGGGCCGGGGCATTGACACCTTTGAAACGGCCGCGACCATCAACACCGGCCGTCTGGGCATCTTCCACGGCATGAAGTCCTATTTCTGCCAGGACAAATACGGGCAGATCGCGCCGGTGTATTCCATCTCAGCCGGACTCGACTACCCGGGCATCGGGCCGGAACACGCCCATCTGCATGACATCGGCCGCGCCGAATACGTGCCGGTTACCGACGAAGAAGCGGTCCAGGCCTTTGAATACCTGTCACGCATCGAAGGCATCATTCCGGCGATCGAATCGGCCCACGCCGTCGCTTACGCGATGAAGATCGCGCCGAAGATGGACAAAGACCAAATCATCGTCATCACCATTTCAGGACGCGGGGACAAGGACGTCGCCGCCATTGCCCGCTACAGAGGGGAGGATCTCTATGATTAA
- the trpA gene encoding tryptophan synthase subunit alpha produces MINQKPNRIASAFKNGKAFVAFITCGDPDLETTGKVVREAVKNGADLIELGIPFSDPTAEGPVIQGANIRALKGGVTTDKIFDFVRELRKDVTIPMVFMTYANVVFSYGTEKFVKICSEIGIDGLILPDVPYEEKADFQPTCEKYGLSLISMIAPTSHDRIAMIAKEAEGFLYIVSSLGVTGERQSITTDLSAIVDVVRKNTDIPCAIGFGISTPEQARNMAQKADGVIVGSAIVRRLDQYGKEAAGPVGAYVKSMKDAIKDL; encoded by the coding sequence ATGATTAATCAGAAACCCAACAGAATTGCCAGCGCTTTTAAAAACGGGAAGGCCTTTGTCGCCTTTATCACCTGCGGCGATCCGGATCTTGAAACCACCGGCAAGGTGGTGCGGGAAGCCGTCAAAAACGGCGCGGATCTCATCGAACTCGGCATTCCTTTTTCCGACCCGACGGCCGAAGGCCCGGTGATCCAGGGCGCGAATATCAGAGCCCTGAAGGGCGGCGTGACCACCGACAAGATCTTCGACTTTGTCCGGGAACTGAGAAAAGACGTCACCATTCCCATGGTGTTCATGACCTACGCCAACGTGGTCTTTTCCTACGGCACCGAAAAATTTGTGAAGATCTGCAGTGAAATCGGCATCGACGGCCTGATCCTGCCCGACGTGCCCTACGAAGAAAAGGCCGATTTCCAGCCCACCTGCGAAAAATACGGCCTGAGCCTGATTTCGATGATCGCGCCGACCTCCCACGACCGCATCGCCATGATCGCGAAAGAAGCGGAAGGCTTTCTGTACATCGTGTCCAGCCTCGGCGTCACCGGGGAACGGCAGTCGATCACGACGGATCTCAGCGCCATTGTGGACGTGGTGCGCAAAAACACGGACATTCCCTGCGCCATCGGCTTCGGCATCTCGACACCGGAACAGGCGCGGAACATGGCCCAGAAGGCCGACGGCGTGATCGTCGGCTCCGCCATCGTCAGACGCCTGGATCAGTACGGCAAAGAAGCAGCCGGTCCCGTGGGCGCATACGTCAAATCCATGAAGGACGCCATCAAGGATCTTTAA
- a CDS encoding Mbeg1-like protein, producing MANLFEYLKWRGDVPFEYDGFNAVDSLIFSELVYIDLDDVVAADWDASLTLKAAAARYHEQADPLEEANFSVYKRKAVTLLQKAAETKRFGGVRLHSFVNQVSDSAEMQMAAVTFETAPGKYYVAYRGTDDSMIGWKEDFNLSYLWETEGQRRASLYLNRLFADRPGALSIGGHSKGGNFAVYAAASAVPGIRSRIQRIYNNDGPGFREAFIARAGYQAIRDKIVHLIPAGSVIGVLMHNETKRHVVKSDAQGIVQHDGFSWQVLGTHFEPAQRTAVSLYFEDTLGRWIEGESDEERRQFVDALFEIFENSLDQIDDLSHKRIQSLRRCFTALRQLPPEKRQPFLSVVFDLFKSGQTVIGEKWQEEIESRLPKIKSGIDEIGDKLKN from the coding sequence ATGGCGAATTTATTTGAATATTTAAAATGGCGGGGGGACGTCCCCTTTGAATACGACGGCTTCAACGCGGTCGACAGTCTGATTTTCTCAGAGCTGGTGTATATTGATTTAGATGATGTGGTGGCGGCGGACTGGGACGCGTCCTTGACCTTGAAAGCGGCGGCGGCCCGTTATCACGAGCAGGCGGACCCTTTGGAAGAAGCAAATTTCTCAGTCTACAAACGAAAGGCTGTGACCCTGCTTCAAAAGGCGGCCGAGACCAAGCGCTTCGGCGGCGTGCGGCTCCACAGCTTCGTGAACCAGGTCAGCGACTCGGCGGAGATGCAGATGGCCGCAGTGACCTTTGAAACGGCGCCGGGAAAATATTACGTGGCCTACCGGGGCACCGACGATTCCATGATCGGCTGGAAGGAAGACTTTAATCTCTCATACCTTTGGGAAACCGAAGGCCAGCGCCGGGCGAGCCTGTACCTCAACCGCCTGTTCGCAGACCGCCCCGGGGCGCTTTCCATCGGCGGCCACTCCAAGGGCGGCAATTTCGCCGTGTACGCGGCGGCTTCCGCGGTGCCTGGCATCCGGAGCCGAATCCAGAGAATTTACAACAACGACGGCCCGGGATTTCGGGAAGCCTTTATCGCCCGGGCCGGCTACCAGGCCATTCGGGATAAAATCGTTCACCTCATTCCCGCCGGCTCTGTGATCGGCGTTCTGATGCACAACGAGACAAAGCGCCATGTGGTCAAAAGCGACGCCCAGGGCATCGTGCAGCACGACGGCTTCAGCTGGCAGGTGCTGGGGACGCATTTTGAGCCGGCCCAGCGCACCGCCGTGAGCTTATATTTTGAAGATACTTTGGGGCGCTGGATTGAAGGGGAGAGTGATGAAGAACGGCGCCAGTTTGTGGACGCGCTCTTTGAGATTTTCGAAAACAGCCTGGACCAGATCGACGACCTGTCCCACAAGCGCATTCAGTCCCTGCGGCGCTGCTTTACGGCTCTCAGGCAGCTGCCGCCGGAAAAACGGCAGCCCTTCTTGAGCGTGGTCTTTGATCTTTTTAAAAGCGGCCAGACGGTGATCGGCGAAAAATGGCAGGAAGAGATCGAGAGCCGGCTCCCGAAAATTAAAAGCGGAATCGACGAAATCGGGGATAAACTTAAAAATTAA
- a CDS encoding helix-turn-helix domain-containing protein, translating to MKTMEDTDWTMSDEWPGLIEQISQEIINSRHALGMTQKELSNLTGISQSDISRIENGNANPSAKTLMRLAKALNRHIRLTFESKPEEA from the coding sequence ATGAAAACAATGGAAGACACAGACTGGACAATGAGCGATGAATGGCCGGGACTGATTGAACAGATCAGCCAGGAAATTATCAACAGCCGGCATGCCCTGGGCATGACCCAAAAGGAACTGTCAAATCTCACCGGGATTTCTCAAAGCGACATCAGCCGGATCGAAAACGGCAATGCCAACCCTTCTGCCAAAACCCTGATGCGCCTCGCGAAGGCGCTGAACCGGCACATTCGATTGACTTTTGAGTCCAAGCCGGAAGAAGCATAG
- a CDS encoding FeoA family protein, giving the protein MATLSDVKVGSDVKIKKIHGAGPIKKRIMDMGLTKGQMIHVQKVAPLGDPIEITVRNYELSLRKEDAKMVEVE; this is encoded by the coding sequence ATGGCAACGTTAAGTGACGTGAAGGTTGGCAGCGACGTGAAGATTAAAAAAATTCACGGCGCGGGCCCGATCAAGAAAAGAATCATGGATATGGGCTTAACCAAAGGACAGATGATTCACGTTCAGAAAGTGGCGCCCTTGGGCGATCCCATCGAGATCACCGTGCGCAACTACGAACTGAGTCTTCGAAAAGAAGACGCCAAAATGGTTGAAGTGGAATAG
- the feoB gene encoding ferrous iron transport protein B, with the protein MSKIIALAGNPNCGKTTLFNSLTGANQYVGNWPGVTVEKKEGRLKGHKDITITDLPGIYSLSPYTLEEVVARDYIIQERPDAIINIIDGSNLERNLYLTTQVLECGIPTVIAVNMLDLIEKAGDKIDYKKLSKVTGCPVVPISALKGRGINELTETAIKLANSNQKYLPPHRFTGPVEHCLAHIEEALLHDLPEEEQRWYSVKVFENDEKALAPLHLDPKQLAHAREDVIACEKEMDDDAESIITSERYDIIEKWVKGAYVKKHAGELSISDKIDRIVTNRILGLPIFVGIMFLVYYISITTIGTMATDWVNDVLVGDWITNGVRGAMTAAHVAPWLTGLVVDGIIAGVGAVIGFLPQMMVFFFFLALLESCGYMARIAFVLDRIFRKFGLSGKSFIPILIGTGCGVPGVMGTRTIENERDRRMTIMTTTFIPCSAKLPIIALISGAVFGGSGAVATSAYFMGIAAIVCSGIILKKTKMFAGDPAPFVMELPAYHWPRPVDVLRSVWERASHFLKKAGTIITLATITIWFLQGFGIENGSFGMVQNINNSILAAIGNGIAFIFMPLGWGTWKPVVATVTGLIAKENVVGTFGILYHAASGAEAGSAHLWARVAQSYTPITAYSFLAFNLLCAPCFAAIGAIRTEMNSGKWTARAIGYECLLAYCVALCINQIGGLIAGEHGFGIGPAVAIAVMVGFVYLLVRPDPNKKLMDAARAQDVSIG; encoded by the coding sequence ATGTCAAAGATCATCGCTTTGGCGGGCAACCCGAACTGTGGGAAGACGACCTTGTTCAATTCGCTGACAGGGGCCAATCAGTACGTGGGTAACTGGCCGGGGGTGACAGTCGAAAAAAAAGAAGGCCGATTAAAAGGCCATAAAGATATCACGATTACGGATTTGCCGGGGATTTATTCCTTATCGCCGTACACTTTGGAAGAAGTGGTCGCGCGGGATTATATCATTCAGGAAAGACCTGATGCCATTATCAACATCATCGACGGTTCTAACCTGGAACGTAACCTGTATCTGACGACTCAGGTGCTTGAATGCGGCATTCCGACGGTTATCGCTGTGAACATGCTCGATTTAATTGAAAAGGCCGGCGACAAAATCGACTACAAGAAACTTTCAAAAGTGACCGGATGCCCGGTGGTGCCGATTTCAGCACTGAAGGGCCGCGGCATAAATGAATTGACGGAAACAGCCATCAAGCTGGCCAATTCCAATCAAAAATATCTGCCACCGCATCGCTTCACCGGGCCGGTGGAACATTGCTTGGCACACATCGAAGAAGCCCTTTTGCACGATCTGCCAGAAGAAGAACAGCGCTGGTATTCAGTCAAAGTTTTCGAAAATGACGAAAAGGCGCTGGCACCGCTGCACTTAGATCCGAAACAGTTGGCCCACGCCAGAGAAGACGTCATCGCCTGCGAAAAAGAAATGGATGACGATGCGGAATCCATTATCACCAGCGAACGCTACGACATCATCGAAAAATGGGTGAAAGGGGCCTACGTCAAGAAACACGCCGGGGAACTTTCCATTTCGGACAAGATCGACCGGATCGTCACCAATCGTATTTTAGGGCTGCCGATTTTCGTTGGCATCATGTTTTTAGTCTATTATATTTCGATTACCACGATTGGGACCATGGCGACAGACTGGGTCAACGATGTCCTCGTCGGCGACTGGATCACCAACGGGGTCCGGGGCGCCATGACTGCGGCGCACGTCGCACCTTGGCTCACCGGCCTTGTGGTTGACGGGATCATCGCCGGGGTCGGCGCAGTCATCGGCTTTTTGCCCCAGATGATGGTGTTCTTCTTCTTCCTGGCGCTCCTCGAAAGCTGCGGCTATATGGCCAGAATCGCTTTCGTCCTCGACCGGATCTTCAGAAAATTCGGTTTGTCCGGGAAATCCTTTATTCCAATTCTGATCGGAACCGGATGTGGCGTTCCAGGTGTCATGGGGACGCGGACCATTGAAAATGAACGCGACCGGCGCATGACGATTATGACCACAACCTTTATTCCGTGCTCGGCAAAACTGCCGATTATCGCTCTGATTTCAGGCGCGGTATTCGGCGGCAGCGGCGCCGTGGCCACCTCCGCTTATTTCATGGGCATTGCCGCGATCGTCTGCTCGGGGATCATCCTCAAAAAGACCAAAATGTTCGCAGGTGATCCGGCACCCTTTGTTATGGAACTTCCGGCCTATCACTGGCCGCGTCCGGTGGACGTGCTCCGTTCCGTCTGGGAAAGAGCCTCCCATTTCTTAAAGAAAGCCGGCACGATCATCACGCTGGCCACGATCACGATCTGGTTCCTCCAGGGCTTCGGCATCGAAAACGGATCTTTCGGCATGGTGCAGAACATCAACAATTCGATTCTGGCCGCCATCGGCAACGGCATCGCCTTCATCTTTATGCCTTTGGGCTGGGGAACGTGGAAGCCGGTTGTGGCGACGGTCACAGGCCTCATTGCAAAAGAAAATGTCGTCGGCACCTTCGGGATTCTTTATCACGCCGCTTCCGGCGCGGAAGCGGGCAGCGCTCACCTCTGGGCGAGAGTGGCCCAGTCCTACACGCCGATTACCGCGTATTCCTTCCTGGCGTTCAACCTGCTCTGCGCACCGTGCTTTGCCGCCATCGGCGCCATCCGCACCGAAATGAACTCCGGCAAGTGGACGGCAAGAGCCATTGGCTACGAATGTCTGCTGGCGTACTGTGTGGCGCTGTGCATCAATCAGATCGGCGGCCTCATCGCCGGCGAACACGGCTTCGGCATCGGACCGGCGGTCGCGATCGCGGTCATGGTCGGCTTTGTCTATCTCCTCGTCCGGCCGGACCCGAACAAGAAACTCATGGATGCGGCGAGAGCCCAGGACGTTTCGATTGGCTAA
- a CDS encoding FeoB-associated Cys-rich membrane protein: MLGSIIVGLIVALIVIAAVRSLYRSVKNGGTIQCGDCPSAGACHGGCHAGPTPEQREWINTYSSRKHKAN, translated from the coding sequence ATGTTAGGAAGCATCATTGTAGGTCTCATTGTCGCCTTGATTGTGATCGCCGCAGTGAGATCCCTGTATCGTTCCGTTAAGAACGGCGGCACCATTCAGTGCGGGGACTGCCCCAGCGCCGGTGCCTGCCACGGCGGCTGTCACGCAGGTCCGACGCCGGAACAGCGCGAATGGATCAACACGTACAGCAGCCGGAAACACAAAGCAAACTAG
- a CDS encoding FeoA family protein, with product MPLIFAKINQTYIIKFIRGNDKVIKHINDLGFVVGAEIKPVQKLGGNFIIAVKDSRVAIDESMAKRIIV from the coding sequence ATGCCGTTAATATTTGCGAAAATCAATCAGACTTATATCATAAAATTCATCCGCGGCAACGACAAAGTCATCAAGCACATCAATGATTTGGGCTTTGTCGTGGGCGCAGAAATCAAACCGGTTCAGAAGCTCGGCGGCAACTTTATCATTGCGGTTAAAGACAGCCGTGTGGCGATTGATGAATCGATGGCAAAACGCATTATTGTTTAA
- a CDS encoding glycosyltransferase family 39 protein → MLRSNRSNRLNRIFNLILGLYFGVTLFLGAGWYFYSLSAPSTSLSAFHAVLLFTITIGAASALFFLFDRVDRNIEKITFDPVRAFILLDFFLLAVQLLIARSMPFTPRNDLSYVCHGAKNLVLRGPGYINSGLPKYHHHYFYTYPNNQMILVIIAGLYKIEYTLTGGFSNAAPTLFNVLNINLSIVFLFATAQKIYGDKRALWCAFKCLCFLPAFSYIPFFYTDTMAMPWLMGAVYFYISWRTRCDQDSDYNLSRSAFLYLGLSAGLLVVAYKIKGSAGLLLPVFLCDMVFHNPKLKNKIAYLIYILYTAVLFVAVLKITNALLMKGLQLRESDIQRYQFPMIHWVMMSASGSGGFHKSDFLYTLKHPGQAAKTNADWSRLYKKLRSTPKFLRHMRGKIGRTWGDGTFMSAHYMPVLKHLRFKITANIFYFAMFFDMEWTFVKERASRVRIQGHSNVFKLALWILALFLLIWESKSRYLVTFLPLWALI, encoded by the coding sequence ATGCTGCGTTCCAATCGTTCCAATCGTCTCAACCGGATATTCAATCTCATTCTGGGTCTGTACTTCGGGGTCACCCTCTTTCTCGGCGCCGGATGGTACTTCTATTCGCTGTCGGCGCCGTCGACGTCGCTTTCAGCCTTTCATGCGGTCCTGCTCTTTACAATCACGATCGGCGCCGCTTCTGCGCTCTTTTTTCTTTTTGACCGCGTCGACCGCAATATCGAAAAAATCACCTTTGATCCTGTCCGGGCTTTTATCCTTCTGGATTTCTTCCTGCTGGCAGTTCAGCTGTTAATCGCGCGCAGCATGCCCTTTACCCCCCGCAACGATTTGAGCTACGTCTGCCACGGGGCAAAAAACCTCGTGCTTCGGGGACCCGGCTACATCAATTCCGGGCTGCCCAAATACCACCACCACTATTTTTACACCTATCCCAACAACCAGATGATCCTCGTGATCATCGCCGGACTGTACAAAATCGAATACACCCTCACCGGCGGCTTTTCCAACGCGGCACCGACGCTGTTTAACGTGCTCAACATCAATTTAAGCATTGTCTTCCTCTTTGCCACCGCTCAGAAGATTTACGGCGACAAGCGCGCCCTGTGGTGCGCCTTCAAATGCCTGTGCTTTCTGCCCGCCTTCTCGTACATCCCGTTTTTCTACACGGACACCATGGCCATGCCCTGGCTCATGGGCGCGGTGTACTTCTACATCTCCTGGCGCACCCGCTGCGATCAGGACAGCGATTACAATTTGTCCCGCTCCGCCTTTCTCTATCTCGGCCTTTCGGCGGGGCTTTTAGTCGTCGCCTACAAGATCAAAGGCAGCGCCGGACTGCTCCTGCCGGTGTTTTTGTGCGACATGGTCTTTCACAACCCGAAGCTCAAAAACAAAATTGCCTATTTAATTTATATTCTCTACACCGCGGTCTTGTTCGTGGCGGTGCTTAAGATCACAAATGCGCTTTTAATGAAGGGCCTTCAGCTGCGGGAATCGGACATTCAGCGCTACCAGTTCCCGATGATCCACTGGGTCATGATGAGCGCCAGCGGCAGCGGCGGCTTTCACAAGAGCGATTTCCTGTACACCCTGAAGCATCCCGGACAGGCGGCCAAGACCAATGCCGACTGGAGCCGGCTGTACAAGAAGCTGCGCTCCACCCCGAAATTTCTCAGGCACATGCGGGGCAAAATCGGACGCACCTGGGGTGACGGCACCTTTATGAGTGCCCACTACATGCCGGTGCTTAAGCATCTGCGCTTTAAAATCACGGCCAATATCTTTTACTTCGCGATGTTCTTTGACATGGAATGGACCTTCGTCAAAGAAAGGGCTTCCCGGGTCCGGATTCAAGGCCACAGCAATGTGTTTAAGCTCGCACTCTGGATTCTCGCCCTGTTCCTTTTAATCTGGGAATCGAAGAGCCGCTATCTCGTGACTTTCCTGCCCCTGTGGGCCTTAATTTAA